Proteins encoded within one genomic window of Eurosta solidaginis isolate ZX-2024a chromosome 1, ASM4086904v1, whole genome shotgun sequence:
- the Suv3 gene encoding ATP-dependent RNA helicase SUV3 homolog, mitochondrial has protein sequence MQNSRHSINLLNTLARNLNLRSTQHSHSPLSSSDLTSTKYVHLSCFIQARNKKTGPQHVSSLFKPVPVPREADQNDVGTEMVGKLAKTELLKILNRFTQKREIKILCIENGLDSYLQQQAFASFRRYCIEADNLPVDLHITVSDIVQNAGHIDDIFPYFLRHAKTIFPHLDCMDDLKKISDLRTPANWYPSARTITRKIVFHAGPTNSGKTYHAMERFLSAKSGVYCGPLKLLATEVFNKSNEKGTPCDLVTGEERKFGINEETPASHVACTVEMTSVNTPYEVAVIDEIQQLRDPQRGWAWTRAFLGLIAEEVHVCGEAGALELLQKICETTNETVEVHNYERLTELTIEDSALLSLDYIQPGDCIVCFSKNDIYSVSREIEARGKEVAVIYGGLPPGTKLAQAAKFNDPENSCKVMVATDAIGMGLNLSIRRIIFFSIIKPGMNEKGERELDTISVSSALQIAGRAGRYRTQWEHGYVTTFKSDDLHVLRKILAEKPEPLKQAGLHPTADQIELYAYHLPKSTLSNLMDIFVNLCTVDDSLYFMCNIEDFKFLAEMIEHVQLPLRSRYLFCCAPINKKMPFVCSMFLKIARQYSRNEPITFDFITRNCGWPFALPKTIIDLMHLESVFDVMDLYLWLSYRFMDLFPDAAAVREAQKELDEIIQQGVFQITRLLKNSEASQSAADGDVSYNIRHSTHMREPRIPSASRGRLTDRLLAQGLLTPGMLSELRKEWDAQQQALADRIADDSTLSDGDESKSNAYAKARRKHRK, from the exons ATGCAAAATTCTCGACATAGTATTAATTTGCTCAACACGCTAGCTCGAAATCTTAATTTGCGTTCAACACAACATTCACACTCACCTTTGAGTTCCAGCGATTTAACATCCACCAAATATGTGCATCTCAGCTGCTTTATACAAGCGCGCAACAAAAAAACCGGGCCACAGCATGTGTCTTCTTTATTCAAGCCAGTGCCAGTGCCTAGAGAGGCAGATCAAAATGATGTTGGTACCGAAATGGTAGGCAAACTAGCCAAAACCGAACTTTTGAAAATTCTAAACAGATTCACACAAAAAcgcgaaataaaaatattatgcaTTGAAAATGGCTTGGATT CTTATCTACAACAACAAGCATTCGCATCATTTCGCCGCTACTGCATCGAAGCGGATAATTTGCCAGTTGATTTGCATATAACCGTTAGTGATATAGTACAAAATGCTGGACATATTGATGACATTTTTCCTTATTTCCTGCGTCACGCCAAAACTATTTTTCCTCACTTAGATTGTATGGATGATTTGAAGAAGATTTCAGATTTACGTACACCCGCAAATTGGTATCCAAGTGCACGTACCATTACACGCAAAATCGTATTTCATGCTGGCCCTACTAATTCAGGGAAAACATATCATGCTATGGAACGTTTCTTGAGCGCCAAGTCGGGGGTGTATTGCGGACCGTTGAAGCTATTAGCCACGGAGGTTTTTAACAAATCTAAtgaaaaa GGCACACCTTGCGATCTGGTAACAGGAGAAGAACGAAAATTTGGTATCAATGAGGAAACACCAGCGAGTCACGTGGCATGTACAGTGGAAATGACATCTGTCAATACGCCCT ATGAAGTTGCTGTTATTGATGAAATTCAACAATTGCGTGACCCACAAAGAGGCTGGGCGTGGACGCGGGCCTTTCTAGGACTCATCGCTGAAGAGGTACATGTTTGCGGTGAAGCTGGTGCCTTAGAACTTTTGCAAAAAATTTGCGAAACAACAAATGAAACAGTAGAAGTGCATAATTACGAAAGACTTACTGAGCTAACCATTGAAGACTCAGCATTACTAAGTTTAGATTATATACAGCCTGGTGATTGCATTGTTTGCTTTAGTAAAAATGATATCTATTCGGTTTCACGCGAAATTGAAGCGAG AGGCAAAGAAGTTGCTGTCATCTATGGAGGACTACCACCAGGTACAAAATTAGCACAAGCTGCAAAATTCAATGATCCTGAGAATAGCTGTAAAGTTATGGTGGCAACTGATGCCATCGGTATGGGACTCAATTT GAGCATACGACGCATTATCTTCTTCTCAATAATCAAACCTGGAATGAATGAAAAAGGTGAACGTGAACTTGATACAATATCTGTTTCATCTGCACTGCAGATCGCAGGTCGCGCTGGACGTTATCGCACACAGTGGGAGCACGGTTATGTTACCACTTTTAAATCGGACGATCTGCATGTATTACGCAAAATTTTAGCAGAGAAACCTGAACCACTTAAACAAGCTGGTTTACATCCCACGGCAGATCAAATTGAACTTTATGCGTATCATTTGCCGAAATCTACGCTTAGTAATTTAATG GACATTTTTGTTAATCTTTGCACCGTCGACGACTCACTGTACTTTATGTGCAATATTGAGGATTTTAAGTTTTTAGCAGAAATGATTGAACATGTTCAATTGCCATTGCGCTCACGTTATTTATTTTGCTGTGCGCCCATCAATAAGAAAATGCCGTTCGTATGCTCCATGTTTCTAAAG ATTGCAAGACAATATAGTCGTAATGAACCAATTACCTTTGACTTTATTACACGCAACTGTGGCTGGCCATTTGCTTTGCCTAAAACTATTATTGATCTTATGCATCTCGAATCTGTCTTTGATGTAATGGATTTGTACCTGTGGCTAAGTTATCGTTTTATGGATCTATTCCCAGACGCAGCAGCAGTGCGCGAAGCACAAAAGGAGCTTGATGAAATCATACAGCAAGGCGTATTTCAAATAACACGTTTACTTAAAAATTCCGAAGCGAGTCAGAGTGCGGCCGATGGTGATGTGTCGTATAATATACGACATTCAACGCATATGCGTG AACCACGCATTCCCAGTGCATCACGTGGACGCCTAACCGATCGCTTATTGGCTCAAGGATTGCTAACGCCGGGTATGCTGAGTGAATTGCGTAAGGAGTGGGATGCACAACAGCAAGCTTTGGCGGATCGAATCGCCGATGACTCTACACTCAGCGATGGTGATGAAAGTAAATCAAACGCGTACGCGAAAGCGCGTCGAAAACATCGCAAGTGA
- the Vps24 gene encoding charged multivesicular body protein 3: MGLFGKTHTKDPKEQVQEWTHKIRKESNQLDRQIRSIQREEEKVKRSLKQAAAKNDRDTCIILAKEIVGARKAINRIYTSKAHLNSVQLQMKNQLSTLRVAGSLQKSTEVMQAMQNLIRYPELAGIMRDMSKEMMKAGIIEEMLDETMDSLEESEEMEEEAAKEVDKVLWEITDGKLGEAPLPPEGSVAEKQETPAATVNASEEEAGEEEEEELQEMQNRLASLRS; the protein is encoded by the exons ATGGGATTATTCGGCAAAACGCATACCAAGGATCCCAAGGAGCAG GTACAAGAATGGACGCATAAGATACGCAAAGAAAGCAATCAATTGGATCGCCAAATACGTAGCATACAACGAGAGGAAGAGAAAGTGAAGCGTTCCCTGAAACAAGCAGCAGCTAAAAATGATCGCGACACTTGCATCATTCTCGCCAAGGAGATAGTAGGAGCACGTAAAGCTATAAATCGTATATATACATCGAAAGCACATCTCAACTCCGTACAGCTACAAATGAAAAATCAGTTGT CTACATTACGTGTTGCTGGTTCGTTACAAAAATCTACCGAAGTAATGCAGGCAATGCAAAATCTAATACGTTATCCAGAATTGGCCGGTATAATGCGTGACATGTCTAAGGAAATGATGAAGGCGGGCATAATTGAAGAAATGCTCGATGAAACTATGGATTCACTAGAAGAGAGCGAAGAGATGGAAGAGGAGGCGGCCAAAGAAGTAGATAAGGTCTTATGGGAAATAACAGATGGCAAACTTGGGGAAGCACCACTACCGCCGGAAGGTAGTGTAGCTGAAAAACAAGAAACACCTGCAGCCACAGTTAATGCATCAGAAGAGGAGGCTGGCGAAGAGGAAGAAGAGGAATTACAGGAAATGCAAAATCGTTTAGCTTCGCTGCGATCATAG